In Paenibacillus hexagrammi, the following are encoded in one genomic region:
- a CDS encoding prepilin peptidase produces the protein MTILISVYIFLLGLVLGSFFNVVALRVPEKKSIVHPPSACPKCGTRLKTRDLFPVVSYLFSLGRCRYCKTKVSPIYPLGELTSALLFLWIYLHFGNHWETVIGLALVSLLVIITISDLFYMLIPDKVLLAFLPFVLVFRMIIHEQAWWSYLLGAIAGYVIVVLIVLISKGGMGMGDAKLLFVCGFVVGLPHIVLAFVIACFIGTVVGGGLLLLKITKKKTTDTIWPIFGCGHLAFLWLWFDHDRFVFITI, from the coding sequence ATGACGATCTTAATCTCTGTTTATATTTTTCTGCTTGGTCTTGTTCTAGGCTCATTTTTCAACGTGGTGGCACTAAGAGTGCCTGAGAAAAAATCGATCGTACATCCACCTTCAGCGTGTCCGAAATGTGGTACAAGACTTAAGACTAGGGATTTGTTTCCAGTCGTTAGTTATTTATTTTCGCTTGGTCGCTGTCGATATTGTAAGACAAAGGTGTCACCGATTTATCCGTTAGGAGAGCTAACCTCAGCTTTACTTTTTCTTTGGATTTACCTACATTTCGGTAATCATTGGGAGACCGTTATTGGGTTAGCGTTAGTAAGCTTGCTTGTGATTATTACGATATCTGATTTATTTTACATGTTAATTCCGGATAAAGTTTTGTTGGCTTTTTTACCTTTTGTTCTAGTTTTTCGAATGATCATTCATGAACAAGCTTGGTGGAGTTACCTGCTTGGAGCTATTGCCGGTTATGTAATTGTTGTGCTTATTGTTTTAATATCAAAAGGTGGTATGGGGATGGGAGATGCCAAGCTTCTGTTTGTCTGCGGTTTTGTTGTAGGCTTGCCTCATATTGTTCTAGCATTTGTCATAGCATGCTTCATCGGAACCGTCGTAGGCGGAGGATTATTACTGCTAAAAATAACGAAGAAAAAAACAACCGATACCATTTGGCCCATATTTGGCTGCGGGCATCTTGCTTTCCTATGGTTATGGTTCGATCATGATAGATTCGTATTTATCACTATTTAG
- a CDS encoding prepilin-type N-terminal cleavage/methylation domain-containing protein, whose translation MKQILKKINKDEKGFTLIELLAVIVILAIIAAIAVPLINGIIQRSRNNADIATARQISEAARLFLTSENHADFVFETVPIHGTAGVAYAPGTNTAALSADDAEDGLGLMTGGYLQNNITMPSVNNVITGGQVNFDANGTLTSVVIQTGTGGAGSGQTWTFSADVISAGTGAVTPVNR comes from the coding sequence ATGAAACAGATTTTGAAAAAAATAAATAAAGATGAAAAAGGATTTACACTAATTGAGTTACTTGCTGTTATTGTAATTTTAGCAATTATTGCAGCAATTGCTGTTCCTCTAATTAATGGAATTATTCAAAGATCTAGAAATAATGCAGATATAGCTACTGCTCGTCAAATTTCTGAAGCTGCAAGGTTATTTTTAACATCTGAAAATCATGCGGATTTTGTTTTCGAGACTGTTCCAATTCATGGAACAGCAGGTGTGGCATACGCACCAGGAACTAATACTGCAGCTTTGTCTGCTGATGATGCAGAAGATGGTTTAGGCCTCATGACCGGAGGATATTTGCAAAATAATATTACTATGCCTAGTGTTAATAATGTAATTACTGGTGGACAGGTGAATTTTGATGCTAATGGTACATTAACCAGTGTTGTAATTCAAACTGGTACAGGTGGAGCGGGCTCTGGACAAACCTGGACATTTAGTGCTGATGTAATCTCGGCAGGTACAGGGGCGGTAACACCAGTAAACAGATAA